Sequence from the Maniola jurtina chromosome 23, ilManJurt1.1, whole genome shotgun sequence genome:
GCAGTGGTTTAAAGCGGGTTTCTAAAGTTTTACATTACATATTTACCTCGCTCTGTACTATATCAAGCACGAATTTCTCGCGCGTAGAAATGTACTTTATGTGGTGGAGATCGAGGTCAATATGCTATATAAAGTTATAGAAATTCTTCTCAATTTCCTGCGAATGTGAATCAATCTATAAGTACCTTTACAATGAAatgttgaataatatttttaaaactatttactaAATTAAACATTAGAAATATTTTCAGCGCATGCCCAATCCAATGGGTGGTATGGGAGGGCCTAAACCTTGTATGATGGGTCCACACGGGATGGGACCAAGGATGATGCCAGGACCAAATCTCAATGCAATGAATGGTGAGTCCTgaaatattcatcatcatcatcatcaatccattgccggctcactgctgagcgctatagtccaccacgccacttggctcactactgagtacagatctcctctcaaaatgataAGAGTTTgactatagtccaccacactacttcacacaactttgagcaTGAATGAGTGTCTTGAACATTATTTCTTTCTAGAACTTTCAGCcatcctcacgatgttttccgttAAAGCTTCagcaaagcaagtgatataattgCTTAATACATACAACTTACAGGTGTAAGTTACAGGTGTGTCCGGGATTGACGCCCGGACACTCACCTGTAACTTTGTACCCGATGGATTtagattattaaaaatcccgtcgaaactcttagattttctgcGAGAAAATATAGTCtgtgtgttaattcagggtataagctatctccattcctttcagtgAAATCGGTTCAACCATTGGGcataaaggagtaacaaatattcaAACTTTCACATCAccacccatcactacccatattataaatgctaaagtgtgtttctttattgctttgttggttggtccttcaatcgtggtcgcaacggagcaaaggattgacctgatttttttgcacggatatatttaaagacctggagagtgatatgggtattttttataccagaaaatcaaagagtttccttgGTTTATAACattacattttcgcatttataatattagtagtgattaGCTTTGAACTAATTCGCCTTATATTTTTAGTCATTATCAAAAAATTGCAAACACTTATGTATTCTATACAGGTGGTATAATGATGGAGGGTGGTATGATGGGCGCCATGGTTCACGGAGACTGTGGGCCGGAGCATCAGCATCAGCACCATGGAATGCCCATGAACGGACCCATGTGCGATGAATACGGGCGCGGGAGGagcgtaagtatttttttatgtcAAAACCTCCGCTATATTGAATTTATCATAACATTGTACGGAAGCAGTGTGTTGTGTGTCGACTGTAACAATAGAAAGATCTTCCTTCGAGCGAGTCTCATGCTCGGGGCCCAGCTGGTCCGCCCGGAGCCCAGCTGGTCCGTTAGGGGCCCAGCTAGTCCAATCGTTATATTTTGAAAGGAAAAATATCGTAACTCACTTTTTCAGCAATTTTGATCAtatgtttagtaaaaaaaaaccgacgaattgagaacctcctccttttttggaagtcggttaaaaagtgctCTTTTATCtgctttgttttgtttttggtttaaactctttattgcacataaaaaataaaatgtacaaaaGCGAACATAACACCTAGAGGTATTCTCTTCCAGTTAACCTTCGGTAGTGGGGACTGGCTCTTgttccaaataaaaaaatataagcgaCGTTTTAAGAGATAGTATGTACACCGTTTTTTTTGAGGTTTCAAGACCGTATTTACTTTAGCCCAAACGTACCTTCAAAAAATCTTGCAGGGAGAAGCTGCGTTGCTTTTTGACTAGTAAAATCACAAAGAAGGACAGTATCCTAAATTTTTCTGTTCTTGCAGATGGGGCCGGGTGACCCAGGCGGGTTAGGTCCAGGGCTTGGGCCCGGTATGGGCCACAAGTCATCTCGTAGCCCAAAATCACCACCCTCAGACATCGACTGGCAGAAGTTGCACCACCACTTCTTTGACGAGAGCAAAAGTATGGACACTGATCTGAGTAAGAACTTTTTTAAACTtgctagtttttagggttccgtcccaaaacggaaaaaatggaacccttaatATGGTGCTACTTTccccgtccgtccttccgtccgtctgtctgtcacagtcgattatCTCAGTAACTATTAAAGATATCAACATTAAATTTAGAATAGGCGGAAACAATAGTGGCCCAAcatcattgaaataaaaaaaaccgaaaaacgTTTATTGTGTGATTAACAAAGGTGGGAAATAGGAGGTTTGAAAtcacaaagtaagataactatatcacgtgtacattttaaaacagatttctatttatttttatgcacagtAATTCGTTAATTTTGTTGTCCCAGGTACGCAAGTAAAGTCCCCTTGTTCGGAGCGGGGCGGGTGCCTGCCGCCGCCGCCCTACGGAGCTTCGCCACTACACAGATCCGCCTCCGTGCCTATCGGTAAAATTGCTTtctaaagcaaaaaaaaaaccaattttcTGTTTTTGGTTTACTTTTTCATTCCtctaaaactagtatttttacgTGTTGAGACTAGCTAAAAGTGGCTACGCTTGGATgaaattttatacataatattatatgtatagtgtATGTTACTTGTCTATAAAGTCgttttctaatggtgaaagaattccCCTATTCTCTGTTAATTACAATTGCCCCTACTCTCTGTTAATTAGAATTGCCCCTATTCTCTGTTAATTAGAATTGCCCCTACTCTCTGTTAATTAGAATTGCCCCTATTATCTGTTAATTAGAATTGCCCCTAACATTTTAAATCTTCACAGCGACACAATCGCCCTCACAAGGCAGCGGTGTACAAATGCCCATGTCAGCGGAGGCTTCAAGAGCGGGCTCCGCGCTCAGTAGCCCCGCGCACTGCAAACAGAAATCCGACCCTCCAGGTCTGtatatcattatattatttatatctcaGACATATACAGAACACTCGTTCATTTAGACATACAGTGTAAATACACATGTACGAAAATCAGTCGTACACATAAATGCACAAATGTGCGGACACATACGGACGTATACGCACGAGCGCACGCACGCAAACACGCACCAGCGTGTACACTTTGCTACtcaaattatgtttatttattaacgcCATTGTTCAATCATTTTAGGCTGTGTGATATAATTATAAGAGTCAAATAGATCATTGAGCTAAGTTATCGAATTTAGAGACATGAACTGTCAATCGAGCTttttgttaatgataataagatgaatttaaaattgtaaacaaAATCTTTGCTTAAAAATTGATCTGTCACATTACTCACATTAATACATAAGGTAGTCGacgaaataatataataatgtttgtaCATGTATTATGTGGCCCACAATCCAAACACACACTAAAAATGCTAGTGCATATTTAGCTAAGTTGCATCGAAACGAATTAACGCATCGCAAAATGCAATATTAATTCGTAAACGAGAAAAAAacaaaacgagacagcattaagTCGTATGATTTagtgctgtctcgttttaattcatTGATGAGTACGAAACAAATTGACGTAGCGATGTGACTTATCTTAATGTGCGCTCGGTCTAATAAACAAAAACGTAGAAGCCATAGAAGTAGAAATGCATGTTGTTATTTTATCTGTGTTAGACATTTTCCCAACCACAATTTTTatgaacaatttaatttttatttctaaatttgactggattaattttatttagtttggtTTGAAGTTTGCACACttgattttctttaatttttttctgtagtTGTAATgcgtatttttttgttttccccCCTCCCTCGCAAAACGCTTGACCGCTTGAAATCCCACCGCGTGATGAAATAACAACGACAAATCATTAAAAACATTCAAATTGGAATCAAACACGCCAATATAAATGGCTTTGATGGAAATGTTGGATCAAACGTTGGCCAAATAAAGAGATACTAGAGAAGTTGGACGATGGCGTGTTTGTCCGCACGCTCCAATGCTTGGCGGCGCAGCAACAGAAGAACCAACAAGGCGGGAATCACTCAAAGGAACCTAGTTTGATGCCCGTGCCGTCCCCGCAACAAATATCGTATCTCAACCAGTTCGAAGGTAATCTAGCTTTTGTCGATGacggaaataatttttaatatcggTTGACTGAGAACACTGAAATGGAcaaatacaagtacgctggaaaggtgtgccatacaaaatgacagttactTTTTGTGCCGTTTCGAAGCGCCCCACCGAGCGTACAGAGAGTTAAAATCGCACTATATATCAAACGATCTTCGTGTCGACACTATGTTGAAGATGTCCCATCACCAACATTTAGTTTCGAGTACGcttacatgacgctcactgctgctattagCGCCAAAATGGCTAAACTCAAGCTTCAAAGACAGGTctgcaatcgcaagtccagcgtacttgtatcaGTAGATGTCAGTGGCTGGGCCTAAATTAGCAAtataaaagtatgtatttttcAACAACGAAACATTAATTATACGGATTCTTTCAGCACAGAATCCTAAGAAACATGTTTTggaacatatttttgaagaattATTTCCGTTCAGGACAAAAAATTTGTGCGATGTAAAAACGCttttttgtgtgtatgtgcgtgtgtgtgtgtttataaAGAAAGATGGTCAAATATGGTATTTTGAACTATACCATCCGCCCAATTCATAGATAATGAAAAAATTTATAGAACATGTTTGGAAAAAcacaaactttaaaaaaaatgtgatgcTTTCAAAATTATCTTTGGCCATCTTTTAAATTCAAGATTTTGTTATTCGACTTCTCAAACTAAGATTTTTAAGAACTAGACGTTTAAGAGGTCGCTTCTTACAATAttctgttttgtttttttatgcaTTGTATTCGTAACTTTCGTTTCATTTTGGTGGTGGTTGGTGAAAATGTGCTAACATACTTTCATACTCTATGGCTAATTTGTTCTCTCTGTTTGTACGTACACCCTCTATCAACGCTATAAATATCCATTGGAATTTCAACGTTGTGACGACGTGGTAAGGTCTATATTTCATTGACACTTGTTTTGTTTAATCAGGTCAAGAATTAACGATACAAAAACAACCAAACACATCGTTAAAGGACAACGGACCGCCTTCAAACAGTGGAGGACAGACGCCACAATCTAGTTCTAATCAGAAATCACCTGCAGGGTAAGAAGCCTATCATATTATAATTGTAGAAatgttaaaatatgttttttcaaTGCTCCCTAAACTGCAGATTAGCAGTTAATTCTTTTATATACATCACATGTTTTCCcgaaagttttaaatttttaacaaaatcttCCTATTAAATCTGGGTCATTTTAAAAAACTTGGAGTTCTCGAAAGAATTTTTAACttgaaagtattttaatttcaagcTAAAGTAACAATACGGAATTTAGTCGTCCTTTACATATAAACAGCTTTTTGGAGTCTTTAATATCACACAGAAATTAGTCTTCTTTGGAATATAAATAGTCTCTAAGAATTTGTTCTCTCTTGtctctaagtatttttttttgtgccaGCATGATGCCAGGAACGCCAGAGCCACACTCGTCGCTGTCGGAGCAGAGGTCGGGGCGGTTCTCCATGGAGCAGAGTCCCGGCCCTGGCTTCAACAACCCACAGACACCCACCTCCGCTGCAAACACCTCCAGTTCCAAGCAAGGTCAGTCACCAGCCTTTAGACACCAGGCAAGTGTTGCCAGCCTGATGCCAGGAACGCCAGAGCCGCACTCGTGGCTATCGGGGCAGGGGTCGGAAGCAGAGTCCCGGCCCTGGCTTCAACAACCAACAGACACCCACCTCTGCTGCCAATACCTCCAGTTCCAAGTGAGTCATCAGTCTTCAGGCAAGTATTACCAGCATGATGCCAGAAACGCCAGAGCCGCACTCGTTGCTGTCAAGGCAGCGGTCGGGGCGGTTCTCCATGGAGTAGAGTCCCGACCCTGGCTTCAACAACCCACAGACACCCACCTCCGCTACCAACACCTCCAGTTCTAACCAAGGAGAGTCaccagtttttaacccccgacccaaaaagaggggtgttataagtttgacgtgtgtatctgtgtatctgtgtctttgtatctgtgtatctgtgtatctgtctgtggcatcgtagcgcctaaacgaatgaaccaattttaatttagttttttttgtttgaaaggtggcttgatcgagagtgttcttagctataatctaaaaaaatcggttcagccgtttaagagttatcagctcttttctagttttcttgtaaaaaagtaggttagataaccgttaggttcataatattatgtcaatagacaaatgtcaagctgtcaagatggacgttgcctaaatacataattatttatttgaaaatgatggtttggaaaactcaaatactttggatcgtcgggggtgttataaatttttaatttacacttgttagacaTCAGGCAAACGTTACCAGCATGATGCCAGATACGCCATTGCGTctgtacttttttttaacatatgTTTAAGTTTTTGCCGTAATACATATATGGATCCTTTCCATATATGTATTACGAACCAATGATACAGTTTTGGCCTGTCATATGAGCCATGAATAGTTTTGATTTTAATTCTCAAATATTGCATTCCAAATTGAATTACAGACGAGAAATCCCGGCCGAGTCCTTCATCAAACAGATCGAGTCAAGACAGTGCATCAAAAACACCACAACGAGAGGGTAGAGAGGGGCGAGAAGGACCCTCACTCAGCCAAGGGCCCTACGCACCCTCCTCCACGGCCAAAAGCAGCTGCAGTGTCGTGTCCACCCCATCCCACCCTGACGACACCATGGCATCTAACACTGAGGTAAGTTGGTACACCACAAAAGGAGTCACAATTAGTAAAAAACCCCCTCGATTTAATAGGCAACAAAAAGTTCAGTAAAACTTGATAAAGGATTTAGAAACTGAAAAGTTAGGTAAAAGCGATGAAAATTTCTATAGCTTAGTATCTTGATGGGTACAAAGTTAGGCATCCTGGGGATGGGCATAGACTACtgtttgtcctggaaaatcaaagagtttcctcaGGATTTTCAAAGGCCCTATTTAACCTGTGCAAAATTACAGCTTTCTAtgtccaagggtttgggctgggcattgatgagtcagtgagtcaggactgTTATAATATTTGATTCCATTTTCAGACGACGTTATCGGGCGGTCCGAACAGCACGAGCTTGCCGGGCCCCTTCCCCGGGCCGTGCAGTATGAGCCGGCCGGACAACATCCCCATCAACCCCAACCAGGGCCCCAATGGCCCCATGGGCCCTTCCACTTCCTCCTTCGACCCCATCTCCTCGCTAGCGCAGATGTCGCAGCAGCTCACCAACACAGTGGGCGGCGGGGGCCCCGGCCCGGGCGGTCCCATGGGGCCCAACGGCGGTGGCATGGGGCCCTTCGGCTCGGGGCCCCACCACATGCAGCACCACCACTCCATGCACCCGCACGGACATCCGCACATGATGATGAATGACTTAGGTAGGTCGTAGGTTTTTTCTGTTGATTAATCAAGCGTTTCGttaatgtttgttttgtttgattgTTCTTGTATTgaacaatttcaattttgccattCACAAATCATGGTACTTCCTCTCtctcttctctctctctctgttctCTTAAAATGGTTTACCGATTTAACCATGATGAAGTAACTCTGCAGGAAAAAGGAAGAAAACATACAGAAACACTTTTGAAATCGCATTTTAAGAACGGGTAGGTTTAAAATCAAATTatacttttgtttatttaatgttTTGAACTACACAGGTTGCCACATGGACAATATGGGACCTGGCATGGGCGGACCTATGGAAGGAATGATGAGCGGAGGCGACTTTCCACCAGACATGAACCTCAGTCCCAAAATGAGCGGCGGCCCTATGGGCGGGCCCATGGGGCCTATGGGACCCGACGCATCTATGATGGGCCCAAGAATGGGCGGACCTGGAAAAATGCCCCCATTCAACGGAGCGAACGTTCAAGTCAAAGCAAGCGCGCCTAACACGATACAGTATTTACCCACGAGGCCTCAAATGCCCTGTAACACAGGCCCCAGAGGCCCCCCCAGTTTGGACTTCTTACAACGAGTCACGAATCCAATGCAAATGGACAGCAGTAAAGGTGTTCAATACTTCCCTGGCGCGAGAGGGATGGATATGGAAGGAAGCATGCGAGGTGTTATGAGAGCGCCTGGAGGGATGTTGAGAATGCCACATTACCCCGCAGGGTTTAACTCCCCACCTAAAATGGCGGGTGACCCATTCGGTGGACCCGGGCCTAATCCGATGTGCGGGCCTAACTTCCGAGGAGTCAAAGGTGGTATGGGGCCTGGAGGAGTCAGAATGGGCGCGGCGCAGCCTCTACCGCCATCTATGGGAGGCCCAGGACCGGGTTTCAAAGGGCAGGGTTTCGCTATGCCTTCGACTGCTGATCCCAACTACGCGGCGCAGTTTCACAATTTCCAACAACAATTGTACGCAACGGGAAGCCGTGGGGCGCAACCTCACGCAGGTTACCCTCCCTATCAGCCGTCCAAGTGATGACAGCACGCTGCCGTGGCTTGCGGACTCTCCACGTCTATATAACTCATgccaataaaaaaaagaatcgaaaattatgactttaatcttttcctCTCACTTAAACAGTACGCTTGGGTATACTGTGTGAGTGGGATGGCATGATTAGCGCGGTTGCGTTTCGATTAGTTTGTTTATTAGAACGAGTTACACCCGCGTTCCTCTCACACCGGCCGCTCGACTCGAGGCTTTTATAAAACCCCGGGACTGGAAGCGTATTCGCGAACGTACTTAATGTATTAATTATACACCAGTGAAAAAAGAATCGAgagatcaaaatatttttgttaatgtTTTTAGTTAGCCCGTTTGTATTAAATGAGATTCTGTCGACCGGCGGCGTCGAGTTTTGCGTAAAGCGGCGTCCATATCAACAAAAATTTGCGTCgcgtttcaaatatttattacaaatcgtcaatgatttatattattatgtctacgagaaaaaaaaattgaatttccgACGAATACAGCTTTCTTGACACGACGCAATTTTTTGTTGTGGACGTGACTTAAAGGCCAGACGAGCGTAACTTTGTGAGTTCTAAATCGcgtaatattaacaaaaaaagcAAAAACTCTTTGTGGCATATGCTCCAAACCGGCCTTAATATGAAACAGAATGAAGCTATTAAGGTGGATCCGCATTTGCGCACGTGCACGAACCATGCACACAATAAGAACATGATGTGGACTGGATGTGTTTACGAGTGGTTTGCGTGCATATTGTACAAGTCACGGCGTGCACATGTTCGTGAGTTTAGGAGCAAGTACAAACGTGATAGATGCGCTCGCGACATACATGCGCACAGAGACATTGACGCGTCCATATGTCTTCGACGCTTGTTATGTGCATGGTTCGTGCACATACGCAGATGTGGATCCTCCTTTACGTTCGTTTGGCCTTACAATTAACAGTTTTGCGTTAGGTCGTACGCGCCGATTATATCGCTCAGTTAGACTGCTCTCTGGCTGGGCggaactttattatattttagcgAATGCGTGAGTTTGTACAAATTGTACAAATTTAGATGTGTTATCGTGTAGTctacataatttaaaagtaCAGTCGTAAGCGTATTTTTGCTATGGCAATAAATgtagtttttatctttttttttaatgcaaacaTGTCAGGTTTCAGCGTATCGGTTCCTTTACTTAGctatggttttttttatatatgatTCCTATGCACACAGATATCTAgtcaattttgaaattaatatccGATCCTGTGTTAGAGCGAGTGAAACAGTCGAATCAACAGCACAGAGTAGAAAATAACAGAAGGTTCTCCAAGCGTacacgttgcgaaattaaaatcggtgttacTGAATTTTTGATTTGAAACCAAGAAGctttaggtttattttactctgacgttgtTGCGTTTTGATCTCGAATTCTACCAACGTtgggtgagatgtaaaatctcatactaagcacaggtCAGTGTTTAGGTTGACCTCGTCGTCACACGGGTCAGGTGTGAGTGCGCCTGTTATCGTTCGTTGCATTGAGAGGACCTTCTGTGAACTTTCTATTTTGTGTCCACAGTTTGGTACCAGGAATGCAACAGAAGTACATAATATCTTATGTGTATGGCGTCTTGTGAACTAGTCCAATCAGAATTTGAGAGAATACgaatcaagttttttttttacaatatcgCTGTGTTGTAAACTAAAATGATAGATTGCTATCCTTTTAATAATACTCTCTTTGGAAAGGGACatcactagatttagacctgtcagtGTGTACGATGgaataattacataattaggtattattatcatTCTGTTCTACACACTCTCTaagtctaaatatattgctatcacTTTCATATGGGTTCCTATGGACAAGGATAGCACTAGCTACAAGGATAGTTAGTACCTGTCAATTTACAGATTATGTACATTAGAATTGGCTACA
This genomic interval carries:
- the LOC123877330 gene encoding collagen alpha-1(I) chain-like isoform X6 translates to MIKEKEKGGGARLKDEPNDPAEPGHGSRPPSASLPTPAALKKEPDEPAHRVKMEPHSQGGEDSNADLGVDGIKTEIDGLMDSDGDPTKSPQCELGGPGSLKSERLSSDSNDIIDPQTGLRGSTGNLQDGNPNCRNPNGPENMGSCRMGNSGPMGPGVSMGPMSSEAQTLPSNVISKQSGSMEQSQIFVFSTMLANKGAESVISGQHHSIIAYHCAQPATKKYLEKHPLKIGQFNKQNPAQWLNNLAMAKSRAGMRGGPNMMGGPNQMGHMMGGPMGPNMGPMGHGGPMGHMGPSMMGHSRMGGPGNQMMMMKGGPGQMGQMGPGMGPMDGFPGGTPSCGVMDGLGADGEMPWDTKNSSVMSNGMANGPSQMPPCSEAGDNNSGDNNMPCQPGPKVSSAGVKIPDENLTPQQRAHREEQLATIRKMQQILFPESGSNPNQPGDGSQPPSDINPPISSANMNMSYPPMSAHGPMGPGPNGPMVSMPSSMSSGPSCTMSGPMGPNGPMGGPMGPGGPMGPNGPMGGPMGNMGPGMGMGGHGSMGPNGMMGPNGPMMSGMGPNGPMGPMGPCGMKGIRGPCGGPDMKSGMCTDMHMGRGCGGPMGKYFQRMPNPMGGMGGPKPCMMGPHGMGPRMMPGPNLNAMNGGIMMEGGMMGAMVHGDCGPEHQHQHHGMPMNGPMCDEYGRGRSMGPGDPGGLGPGLGPGMGHKSSRSPKSPPSDIDWQKLHHHFFDESKSMDTDLSTQVKSPCSERGGCLPPPPYGASPLHRSASVPIATQSPSQGSGVQMPMSAEASRAGSALSSPAHCKQKSDPPGQELTIQKQPNTSLKDNGPPSNSGGQTPQSSSNQKSPAGMMPGTPEPHSSLSEQRSGRFSMEQSPGPGFNNPQTPTSAANTSSSKQDEKSRPSPSSNRSSQDSASKTPQREGREGREGPSLSQGPYAPSSTAKSSCSVVSTPSHPDDTMASNTETTLSGGPNSTSLPGPFPGPCSMSRPDNIPINPNQGPNGPMGPSTSSFDPISSLAQMSQQLTNTVGGGGPGPGGPMGPNGGGMGPFGSGPHHMQHHHSMHPHGHPHMMMNDLGCHMDNMGPGMGGPMEGMMSGGDFPPDMNLSPKMSGGPMGGPMGPMGPDASMMGPRMGGPGKMPPFNGANVQVKASAPNTIQYLPTRPQMPCNTGPRGPPSLDFLQRVTNPMQMDSSKGVQYFPGARGMDMEGSMRGVMRAPGGMLRMPHYPAGFNSPPKMAGDPFGGPGPNPMCGPNFRGVKGGMGPGGVRMGAAQPLPPSMGGPGPGFKGQGFAMPSTADPNYAAQFHNFQQQLYATGSRGAQPHAGYPPYQPSK
- the LOC123877330 gene encoding collagen alpha-1(I) chain-like isoform X7 translates to MIKEKEKGGGARLKDEPNDPAEPGHGSRPPSASLPTPAALKKEPDEPAHRVKMEPHSQGGEDSNADLGVDGIKTEIDGLMDSDGDPTKSPQCELGGPGSLKSERLSSDSNDIIDPQTGLRGSTGNLQDGNPNCRNPNGPENMGSCRMGNSGPMGPGVSMGPMSSEAQTLPSNVISKQSGSMEQSQIFVFSTMLANKGAESVISGQHHSIIAYHCAQPATKKYLEKHPLKIGQFNKQNPAQWLNNLAMAKSRAGMRGGPNMMGGPNQMGHMMGGPMGPNMGPMGHGGPMGHMGPSMMGHSRMGGPGNQMMMMKGGPGQMGQMGPGMGPMDGFPGGTPSCGVMDGLGADGEMPWDTKNSSVMSNGMANGPSQMPPCSEAGDNNSGDNNMPCQPGPKVSSAGVKIPDENLTPQQRAHREEQLATIRKMQQILFPESGSNPNQPGDGSQPPSDINPPISSANMNMSYPPMSAHGPMGPGPNGPMVSMPSSMSSGPSCTMSGPMGPNGPMGGPMGPGGPMGPNGPMGGPMGNMGPGMGMGGHGSMGPNGMMGPNGPMMSGMGPNGPMGPMGPCGMKGIRGPCGGPDMKSGMCTDMHMGRGCGGPMGRMPNPMGGMGGPKPCMMGPHGMGPRMMPGPNLNAMNGGIMMEGGMMGAMVHGDCGPEHQHQHHGMPMNGPMCDEYGRGRSMGPGDPGGLGPGLGPGMGHKSSRSPKSPPSDIDWQKLHHHFFDESKSMDTDLSTQVKSPCSERGGCLPPPPYGASPLHRSASVPIATQSPSQGSGVQMPMSAEASRAGSALSSPAHCKQKSDPPGQELTIQKQPNTSLKDNGPPSNSGGQTPQSSSNQKSPAGMMPGTPEPHSSLSEQRSGRFSMEQSPGPGFNNPQTPTSAANTSSSKQDEKSRPSPSSNRSSQDSASKTPQREGREGREGPSLSQGPYAPSSTAKSSCSVVSTPSHPDDTMASNTETTLSGGPNSTSLPGPFPGPCSMSRPDNIPINPNQGPNGPMGPSTSSFDPISSLAQMSQQLTNTVGGGGPGPGGPMGPNGGGMGPFGSGPHHMQHHHSMHPHGHPHMMMNDLGCHMDNMGPGMGGPMEGMMSGGDFPPDMNLSPKMSGGPMGGPMGPMGPDASMMGPRMGGPGKMPPFNGANVQVKASAPNTIQYLPTRPQMPCNTGPRGPPSLDFLQRVTNPMQMDSSKGVQYFPGARGMDMEGSMRGVMRAPGGMLRMPHYPAGFNSPPKMAGDPFGGPGPNPMCGPNFRGVKGGMGPGGVRMGAAQPLPPSMGGPGPGFKGQGFAMPSTADPNYAAQFHNFQQQLYATGSRGAQPHAGYPPYQPSK
- the LOC123877330 gene encoding protein BCL9 homolog isoform X2; this translates as MIKEKEKGGGARLKDEPNDPAEPGHGSRPPSASLPTPAALKKEPDEPAHRVKMEPHSQGGEDSNADLGVDGIKTEIDGLMDSDGDPTKSPQCELGGPGSLKSERLSSDSNDIIDPQTGLRGSTGNLQDGNPNCRNPNGPENMGSCRMGNSGPMGPGVSMGPMSSEAQTLPSNVISKQSGSMEQSQIFVFSTMLANKGAESVISGQHHSIIAYHCAQPATKKYLEKHPLKIGQFNKQNPAQWLNNLAMAKSRAGMRGGPNMMGGPNQMGHMMGGPMGPNMGPMGHGGPMGHMGPSMMGHSRMGGPGNQMMMMKGGPGQMGQMGPGMGPMDGFPGGTPSCGVMDGLGADGEMPWDTKNSSVMSNGMANGPSQMPPCSEAGDNNSGDNNMPCQPGPKVSSAGVKIPDENLTPQQRAHREEQLATIRKMQQILFPESGSNPNQPGDGSQPPSDINPPISSANMNMSYPPMSAHGPMGPGPNGPMVSMPSSMSSGPSCTMSGPMGPNGPMGGPMGPGGPMGPNGPMGGPMGNMGPGMGMGGHGSMGPNGMMGPNGPMMSGMGPNGPMGPMGPCGMKGIRGPCGGPDMKSGMCTDMHMGRGCGGPMGRMPNPMGGMGGPKPCMMGPHGMGPRMMPGPNLNAMNGGIMMEGGMMGAMVHGDCGPEHQHQHHGMPMNGPMCDEYGRGRSMGPGDPGGLGPGLGPGMGHKSSRSPKSPPSDIDWQKLHHHFFDESKSMDTDLSTQVKSPCSERGGCLPPPPYGASPLHRSASVPIATQSPSQGSGVQMPMSAEASRAGSALSSPAHCKQKSDPPEILEKLDDGVFVRTLQCLAAQQQKNQQGGNHSKEPSLMPVPSPQQISYLNQFEGQELTIQKQPNTSLKDNGPPSNSGGQTPQSSSNQKSPAGMMPGTPEPHSSLSEQRSGRFSMEQSPGPGFNNPQTPTSAANTSSSKQDEKSRPSPSSNRSSQDSASKTPQREGREGREGPSLSQGPYAPSSTAKSSCSVVSTPSHPDDTMASNTETTLSGGPNSTSLPGPFPGPCSMSRPDNIPINPNQGPNGPMGPSTSSFDPISSLAQMSQQLTNTVGGGGPGPGGPMGPNGGGMGPFGSGPHHMQHHHSMHPHGHPHMMMNDLGCHMDNMGPGMGGPMEGMMSGGDFPPDMNLSPKMSGGPMGGPMGPMGPDASMMGPRMGGPGKMPPFNGANVQVKASAPNTIQYLPTRPQMPCNTGPRGPPSLDFLQRVTNPMQMDSSKGVQYFPGARGMDMEGSMRGVMRAPGGMLRMPHYPAGFNSPPKMAGDPFGGPGPNPMCGPNFRGVKGGMGPGGVRMGAAQPLPPSMGGPGPGFKGQGFAMPSTADPNYAAQFHNFQQQLYATGSRGAQPHAGYPPYQPSK